CTGTTTGTATTTCAGCAGACGGTTAGATTCTACCGTGACGCGGGTATAGCTGGACGCAGGCCAGATACGTACGGCAACGACCTGACTCGCGGCAGCCAGACCCACCTGGCTGACGCTTAAAAGCCACATAGCACCCGCACCTTTCAGTAAACGGCGGCGACTGATTGCTGAGTTGGATCCCGACATGCTTCTCCCGAGCAAAAGAAATCTTTTTAGAGGTAATACGTAAAACGTCCGAATTGACAGGAAACTTTAGCGAATGACGCATAATCTGTCATCTATAAAAGGGTAAACATTCTTTTTATATTCACGGTATTACTGATAAAAATCTTCAGCATGGGTAAAAATTACGCTTGCGCACAGAACCAAAACAGAATAAAAATACACAAATTACGAATAATCATGCAATGAGGGTGTGCCGTGGTGAAGGAGCGTAGAACCGAACTGGTACAGGGATTCCGCCATTCTGTTCCCTATATCAATACCCATCGGGGAAAAACGTTTGTCATTATGCTGGGCGGTGAAGCCATCGAGCATGAAAACTTTTCCAGTATCGTCAATGACATTGGTCTTCTTCATAGCCTCGGCATCCGCCTGGTCGTGGTCTATGGCGCTCGACCGCAGATTGATGCCAATCTTGCGGCGCATCATCATGAGCCGGTGTACCACAAAAACACGCGCGTCACCGATGCGAAAACCCTGGAGCTGGTCAAACAGGCTGCAGGGCTACTTCAGCTTGATATTACCGCCCGCCTGTCGATGAGCCTGAATAATACGCCATTGCAGGGTGCACACATCAATGTGGTCAGCGGTAATTTTATTATCTCCCAGCCGCTGGGCGTTGATGACGGCGTAGATTACTGCCATAGCGGGCGTATTCGTCGCATCGATGAAGATGCCATTCACCGCCAGTTAGATAGCGGCGCGATTGTGTTGATGGGCCCGGTCGCCGTTTCCGTCACTGGTGAGAGCTTTAATCTGACGTCAGAAGAGGTCGCCACGCAGCTGGCTATCAAACTGAAGGCAGAGAAAATGATCGGTTTTTGCTCGTCTCAGGGTGTCACCAACGATGATGGCGATATTATTTCCGAGTTGTTTCCTAACGAAGCTCAGGCTCGCGTTGAGTTGCAGGAAGAGAAAGGCGATTACAGCTCCGGTACGGTGCGTTTCCTGCGCGGAGCAGTGAAAGCCTGTCGCAGTGGCGTACGCCGCTGCCATCTGATCAGCTATCAGGAAGATGGCGCCTTGTTGCAAGAACTGTTCTCCCGCGACGGCATCGGTACGCAGATCGTGATGGAAAGCGCCGAGCAGATCCGTCGCGCTACCATCAACGATATCGGCG
This window of the Citrobacter freundii ATCC 8090 = MTCC 1658 = NBRC 12681 genome carries:
- the argA gene encoding amino-acid N-acetyltransferase; translated protein: MVKERRTELVQGFRHSVPYINTHRGKTFVIMLGGEAIEHENFSSIVNDIGLLHSLGIRLVVVYGARPQIDANLAAHHHEPVYHKNTRVTDAKTLELVKQAAGLLQLDITARLSMSLNNTPLQGAHINVVSGNFIISQPLGVDDGVDYCHSGRIRRIDEDAIHRQLDSGAIVLMGPVAVSVTGESFNLTSEEVATQLAIKLKAEKMIGFCSSQGVTNDDGDIISELFPNEAQARVELQEEKGDYSSGTVRFLRGAVKACRSGVRRCHLISYQEDGALLQELFSRDGIGTQIVMESAEQIRRATINDIGGILELIRPLEQQGILVRRSREQLEMEIDKFTIIQRDNLTIACAALYPFPEERIGEMACVAVHPDYRSSSRGEVLLERIAAQARQMGLSKLFVLTTRSIHWFQERGFTPVDIDLLPESKKEMYNYQRRSKVLMADLA